The Clostridiales bacterium FE2011 sequence CTGTATCCTGCTGTCGCTGGTTATGCTGATGAGCGTATCTTTCGCGCTGGCAGAAGATACTGCGGATGCCGCTGCAGAGGCCGAGACCGCGGAAGTTATTTCTGATGAACCGGTTCTGCTGGTCACCGTTAACGGCCAGGAAATCCAGTCTGACAATGATTACCTGCTCTATATGCAGTCCAATTATCTGAACTGGGCCTCTTCCAGCGGTTACGACACCAGCGATGCTTCCCTGATCACCGCTGTCAACCAGCAGTCTCTGTATGACACCATCGGATACTTCCTGGTCCTGCAGAAGGGCAAGGAACTGGGACTGGATCAGTTTACTGATGATGACAAAGCCGCTTTTGCTGCAACCGCAAAAGAGCAGTGGGAAGAAATCGTCAACAGCTTTGTTTCTGCCAACGAAGCAAACACCGAAGATTCCTCTGATGAGGACAAGGCTGCTGCCCGCGCCGATGCGGAAGCCCAGCTGCTGTCTGACTATGGTTATGACGAAGCCCGCTACATCAAGGAATACGGCGATCAGGCTGTCAATAACACAATCTATCAGCGTGTGACCGATCATCTTTCCAAAGATCTTAAGGTGACCGATGAGGACATCCAGACTTACTTCGATGATCTCGTGAAAGACGATCAGGAAATCTATGAAAACGACGCCGGATCTTACGAGTTCTACACCCGGTATTACGGCCAGCCTTCCTACTACATGCCCGCAGGTTACCGCGGCATCACTCACATCCTGCTGAAGGTGGATGATGAGCTGCTGAACACCTGGAAGGATCTGAGCGCGCGGCTGGAAGAGCAGAAGTCCGCGGCTGAAGAAGCCGCCGAAGCGACTCCTGCTGCGGATGCAGAGCCGACAGCTGAACCCGAGCCCACCGAAGAACCTGTCACCGAAGAAATGGTCAGCAACGCAAAACAGGCCATTCTGGACAGCGTTAAGGCCACAGTCGATGAGATCAAGGCCAAGCTGGACGGCGGTGCCACCTTCGAGGACCTGATCAAGGAATACGGCACGGATCCCGGTATGGAAGACGCTGCCACTCTTGCGGAAGGTTATCCCGTACACAATGACAGCATCCTGTACGATCCTGCCTTCAAGGATGCCGCCATGGCGCTTGAAAAAGTCGGCGACATCAGTGATCCCGTGGTCGGCCAGTATGGCGTGCATATCCTGCAGTACCTGCGTGACGTTCCCAGCGGTGCTGTGGAACTGACCGATGAAATGAAGGATGAGTTCCGTGCAACCATCCTGCAGGAAATGATTACGGAGACGGTGCACAGTGCTGTGGACCAGTGGATGGAAGAAGCCGAAATCGTCTACACTGAAGCCGGCGAGCCCTGGAAGGCGCCCGTGGATGATGAAGGCGATGCTGAGGAAGCTGCTGAAGCTCCCGCCGAGGAAGCCGCCGAAACCCCGGCCGAATAAGCATCCTGCATATCAAAGAAGAGCTGTGAGTTCAATCTCACAGCTCTTCTTTATTGAGAATAATCATTTATACCTTATGTATATCAGGTTCCCTCGCCCCGGCTGCGTGCTTTGGCCCGCAGGGCGTGATCCAGCTGGCGTTTCCGCATGCGCAGGCTCTTGGGAGTGATCTCCAGCAGTTCATCATCGTCAATGAACTCCAGGCACTCTTCCAGGGTCAGCGGATGCACGGAGATCAGGCGCATGGCATCTTCGGAAGCGGAAGCGTTGCGCATATTGGTCACGTGCTTTGCCTTGCAGACGTTGCACACCAGGTCGCCCGGGCGGGCATTCTGGCCGCAGATCATACCGGCATAGACGTTCTCACCGGCGCCGATGAACAGCGTGCCGCGTTCCTGCGTGTAGAACAGGCCGTAGCTGGTGGAAACACCGGTTTCAAAGCAGATCAGGGCACCGGCATTGCGGTGCGGAATATCACCCTTCACGGGCTCGTAACGCTCAAACACGGAGGACATGATGCCTTCGCCGCGGGTGTCGGTCATGAACTCGCTGCGGTAGCCGAACAGGCCGCGGGAGGGTACCAGGAACTCCAGGCGTACCCGGTCCAGGCCGCTCATATGCTCCAGGGTGCCGCGGCGGCGGCCGATCTTTTCAATAACCGCACCGGCGGACGCCTGGGGCGTATCCACGATCAGGCGCTCAATGGGCTCGCACTTGACTCCGTCAATCTCCTTGTAGATGACCTTGGGCTTGCTCACGGCAAATTCATAGCCCTGGCGGCGCATATTCTCGATCAGGATGGACAGGTGAAGCTCACCGCGGCCGCACACCTCAAAGGAGTCTGTGGTCTCTGTATCGTTTACCCGCAGGGAAACATCGGTCTGCAGTTCCTTCATCAGGCGGGCACGCAGGTGGCGGCTGGTCACGAACTGGCCTTCACGGCCGGCAAAGGGGCTGTCGTTGACGGAGAAGGTCATGGTCACGGTAGGCTCGGAAATCTTCACGAAGGGCAGGCCTTCCACGCAGGAAGGATCGCAGACCGTATCACCGATGGAGATGTCCTCCGCGCCATACAGGGCAACAATATCACCCATGCTGGCTTCAGCGGCGTTCACCCGCTTCAGGCCGTCATACAGGAACAGACCGCCCAGGCGCCACATGGGGCTGGTCACACCGGTTTCCAGGTTCGTGTGCACAACGTTCATACCTTCGGTAAAGGTACCGCGGACAATGCGGCCGACACCGATACGACCCACATACTCGCTGTAGTCAACGGTGGAGATCAGCACCTGCGCGGGGCCTTCCGCGTCGCCTTCCGGAGCGGGAATATACTTCAGGATCGCGTCAAACAGGGGCTGCAGATCGGTGCCGGGCTGTTCCAGGTCCAGCGTCGCCGTACCCTTCCGGGCGGAAACATACAGGATCGGATTCTCGATGGTGCTTTCATCCGCTTCCAGGTCAATCAGCAGATCCAGGATCTCGTTGACCACTTCGTCGCATCTCGCGTCCGGACGGTCAATCTTGTTGATCACGATCAGGACCTTCAGCTTCAGTTCCAGTGCCTTTTTCAGCACGAAACGGGTCTGGGGCATCGGACCTTCAAAGCTGTCGATCAGCAGCAGCACGCCGTCCACCATCTTCAGCACGCGCTCCACTTCGCCGCCGAAGTCGGCGTGGCCGGGCGTGTCGACGATATTGATCTTATGGCCGCGGTAGTGTACCGCAGTGTTTTTGCTCAGGATGGTAATGCCGCGTTCACGTTCCAGATCGTTGGAGTCCATAACGCGGTCCACGGTCTGCTGGTTCTCGCGGTATACGCCGCCCTGCTTGAGCATCTGGTCAACCAGGGTTGTCTTGCCGTGGTCAACGTGCGCGATAATTGCTATATTTCTGATATCTTCCCGAATCATATATTCCCTTTCCTTCTTATCTGTTGGCACCGACTCATAATTCTGAATTATGAATTGTGAATTGTGAATTATCTCTCTGCTGTCTCCTTCAGTTCCAGGCCTTCATTGTTTTCCACGGCCAGGCGGATGCTCCACTCGTTTTCAAACAGCAGCACGTCCCGTCCATGGCTGTCTTTGGCCCGGCCGGAGGTGGAGGTCAGCTTCAGATCCTCCACAGGCTTCGGGGTCTTGATGACCCACCGGACGTGGCGGAAGGGCATACCCTCCATCACGATCTCCGTCTGGTATTCGGTCCGCAGGCGGTGCTCCAGTACTTCAAACTGCAGCACGCCGACTACGCCGACCATGAACTCTTCCAGGCCCGTTTCCGTCCGGATGAAGGTCTGGATGGCGCCTTCCTCGGCCAGCTGGCTGATGCCTTTCTGGAACTGTTTGCGCTTCATGCTGTCCATCGGGCGCACCCGATTGAAGAACTCAGGCGCGAACACCGGAATGTTGGCATAGTGCATTTTCGGTCCGGTGGAAAGCGTGTCTCCCAGCCGGTATATCCCGGGGTCAAACAGGCCGATGATGTCGCCTGCCCATGCCTCCTCCACCGCTTCACGCTCATCCGCCATGAACTGCTGGGGCTGCTTGAGCGCCACGATCTTGTTAGTGCCGGAATGCCACACTTCCATGCCCTTTTCAAAGGCACCGGAAACAATCCGCATAAAGGCGAGCCGATCCCGGTGAGCCGGGTTCATGTTCGCCTGGATCTTGAAGATGAAACCGGAAAAATACGGTTCTTCCGGCCCGATGATTCCGGTGTCGCTTTCCCGGGGCAGCGGCGGGGGCGTGAAGGACAGGAACCTGTCCAGGAACGGCTCCACACCGAAGTTGGTAACAGCGGAACCAAAGAACATGGGCGTCAGTTCGCCCGCCCGCACCTTTTCCAGGTCAAAGGAGTCTCCTGCTTCATCCAGCAGTTCCACTTCCTCCGCCAGCCGGTCGCGGTAATGCTTCTCCAGCACCTTTTCCAGTTCCGGATCATCAATGCTGATGTCCGTCTTTTCAACCATCTTTTTACCGTGATCACCGCCGGTGTACAGTTCCACCATCCGGGTATCCCGGTGATATACGCCCTGGAAGTCTCCGTCTACGCCGATGGGCCAGTTGATGGGGCAGGAACGGATGCCCAGCACCTGCTCCAGCTCTTCCATCAGGGAGAAGGGATCCTTCGCGGCCCGGTCCATCTTGTTTACAAAGGTGAAAATCGGGATGTTCCGCATCCGGCAGACCTTGAACAGCTTGATGGTCTGTGCTTCGACGCCCTTTGCGGCGTCCAGCAGCATAACCGCTGCGTCCGCGGCAACCAGTACCCGGTAGGTATCTTCCGAGAAGTCCTGGTGGCCGGGGGTGTCCAGGATGTTGATCCTGTATCCGTCATACACGAACTGCATGGCGGAGCTTGTCACGGAAATACCGCGCTGCTTCTCAATCTCCATCCAGTCCGAAGTGGCGTGCTTGTCCGTCTTCCGGGCTTTAACGCTGCCCGCGCTGCGAATTGCTCCGCCGTACAGCAGCAGCTTTTCAGTCAGCGTGGTTTTACCCGCGTCAGGATGGGAGATAATGGCAAAGGTACGCCGCTTCTCCACCTCTTCGTGCAGAAGCGTCCGGAACTCCCGGGAATCTCTCTCTGGCAGCATAACTTTCTCCCCCTGAACAGACTGAAAAAAGGTAACCAGCACGGACCTTCCGGCCCGCGTGGCACAAAACACTGTATTTTATACCTTGTAGGCTTGAATTGTCAAGGGATGCCGCTCACAGCAATCCTGAAATCTTATCGATGTTAAACCATGTAATTCTGAATTCTGAATTCATAATTCTGAATTATTCTTCTACGCTCCAGTTCTCCGCGTTGAAGATATCCTGATTACGGAAGGTAATCTTCAGCGGATCTGAGAAGGTGTTGCCGCAATTGGTCACAATATGCCAGTCGGATTCCACGATATGGTGTTCCGGGATCGTCTGAACCTCGCTCTTCACTGCCTTGCCGGTAAACGGATTCACAGGATCCGTAACGGTATTCTCGAAGGCCAGGGCAGGTGTTTCCGCGTTGGTCATGAAAGTTGTATCCGTGGTGAAGCCCTGTGCCCCGAAGTCCTTGACCATCAGCAGCGGATTATAGCAGGTGGTGTCCGCCCATTCGTCCGCCAGGTACCGACCTGCGGTTCCTTCGTTCGTCAGGCGGTCCCGCAAATCTATCCCGGTCAGTCCCAGGTAACAGCCATGGTCGGATACCACAATGATCCGGGTATTGTCATACACACCCTGTTCCCGCAGCTCGTCAAACCAGCTGCCAAGCTGGATAAACGCGGCCATGTCGGACTGATAATGGATCCGCACGTTCTCATCCGCCTGGGTCAGGTCCAGTTCCTTTCCGTCTTCGGTACGGCGGATGCCATGCTCCGCTTCATAGGCGGTGTTGTCAACACTGTTGGTTGGCGTATAATCCGGCTCCTGCAGTTCGATAACGTCATGGGTCATTTCATTGGTCAGCATCAGGAAGGTGTTGGTTCCCTCATCCGTCACCCGGGTCATGGTGTGGAGGTTCTTCATCACCATATAGTTGTTCAGGAAGTCCGGGGATACGCCGATCAGTTCGGACCCTTCTCCTTCATCCGCTTTCACGTCCATCTCCAGGTACCGGCCCTGGTCATACAGGGTCTCCTGGAGCACCAGGGGGGCAGAGCGGAACAGGCTGTAGAAGAAGATATTCCGGTTGCGGTTCCGGTCCAGGTTCTCCAGCATCTGCACCTTGTATTCGTCAAACATGCCGATGGTGTTATAGGTGCGGATTTCCGGATACTCATCGTAGATGCTCATATCCGAAATCCACTGGTAATTGGCATAGGGCGCGTCACATACCGTCACTTCATAACCCGCGTTCATAAAGTTGACCGGCATGATCTTCAGCGCCTCGTTCTGCTTGTCCTTCAGGGAAAGCTCATCCCGTTCCTCCAGGCCATCCGGGGTATACTCATATCCCCCGAAGAGTGCCGGGGACGCTATATTGGTATGATAGCCGTAGGAAAGCGTATTCGGATAATATGTGAAGCCGTCAAACTGTTCCTTCAGTTCAGGCTTTTCATTCAGAAGATAGGGAACAAATCCGCTGATAGCCCGGTCAACCATGATCACGACCACATTTTTGCCTTCCCTGTCCAGCCGGAAGGTAACGTCCTCCGCCTTGATCCTGGCAGTAATATCCCGGACCTCCACTGCTTTTTTCTCCATGCCGTTGATGTTGATCACGGACATCACCACCAGGGCAATACAGCCATACAGGCTCACAATCCGCAGGATCACAGAATGCTTCCTGCGCAGAAGGCATACTCCCGCAATTGCGGCAAGCACACAGCCCGTGTTCAGCAGCACTTTCCAGAGCTGGTTGGAGATATTTGTCTCATACTGCAATGCGGACGAGATGAATCCGTAGTCTTTGCCGAAGAACATATAGTTCACTGCCGCGGAAACCGCGCAGATCGCCATAAACAGCGTAAACCGCTTACGCGCCTTGGGCGCAAGCAGCATACCGTACAGGATTCCCCAGAACAGGAATGTGCCCGCCGCCAGCAGGGAGGAAGAAAGCAGGTACTGGGCCGGGTTCTGGTAGTAATGGGCATCCACAAACTCTGCCGGGGATGCCCCGATCAGGGCGGAAGGAACAAACACACCCGTCAGGATGGCCATATACAGGCAGCAGAGGATCAGCAGGATTTTATTGTTCTTATCCGTTTTCCGCTGCCGTTTGTTCAGTTCCATGGGCTGGTATCCCAGCTTCGTCAGCTGCCGCAGCAGGGCGAACACAGCGTATCCGATCCAGAACAGAATCAGTCCGCCGTATTGTCCCAGGTCTTTGATGGGACCGAAGGATGCGCCGCGGAAAGCCCGCAGTCCGGTAAACCAGCGGTAGGTGGCATACAGGCACAGCAGCTGGACGCCCCAGAGCATGATCGTTCTTCCGGCTTCCTTCCGGAAATCCGGCTTATGCTTCGGTTTCAGCGGGGAGGTGATCAGGCAGAATACCAGGCTCAGGCAGATGATTGCCATACCCGGGCTCATGGACATCCGGGTAAAAAGGGAGCAGAGCACTTCAAGGAGCAGCTGCACGGGTTTCACCGTCAGTGTCCCCAGCATTGTCCATATTTTCACGTGCTGCTCCCCCTTTCAATCGTACGGTCAATTATGTTACCACAGGTCTCCGCCGCTGACAACTGACCGGAATCGGTCATTTTCCCGCAAAAAAGGGTACGCCGCAGCGTACCCTTAACGGGCAGATTGTATGATGCCTTTCCTGATTTCTGATTCATTTTTTCCGCCATGTCAAAAAGTACCGTCCGCATGGCAGGATGATCACGGAAAACTTCTTCATTCCCGGTTGCATACTCCTTCTCTGTGATACTGATAGAACGATCCTTGCCCGTTCTTTCTTCCCTGCATCCGGGAGAACTCTGCATTTTCCTCAGTCCCGGTCAAGTTCCTTGCTCAGCAGGTAACGGTCCCCGTCGTCCCTGAAGATTGTATAACCCAGCCTTTCATAGAAGCGGAAAGCGGATTCATTGCTCTTTTCAACGTGCAGGACAATGGCCGGAATACCGATCTCCATCGCGTAAGCCTCAGCTGTCTCCATCAGCTTCGTTCCGATTCCGCTGCCTCTGTAAGCGGCCGTCACCGAGAAATCGTCAAGATAGAGATAGGCCTGCTCTTCACGATACACTTCAATGGACAGGAACGCTCTGACGGCATCATCTTCCGCGACATAGATCCGGTTTTCTCCGCCGTTCCAGAATGAATCCAGATAACCGGCTTCATATCCCTTCACATCATCTTTATGATAGATGGTCTGCAGCATTTCCCGGAACAGTGCGTCTATTTTTTCCGCGTCTTCCGGAACGGCCGTCCTGATCCGGCAGGCTGCCTTCCCCGATTCGGTTTTCCCTTTGTTCAGGTATGCAGCGGTAAAAGCGTCAATATCCGCATAGTGTTCTGCTTTCATCCCGGCTTTTTCATATTCCTGCAGATACTGTTCCAGCACTTTGTCAAAACCTGCCGCGGTCTTCTTCAGGTCATTCGGATCATAAGTCTGGAGTACGTCATGTGTTCCGATTTCGACCGCATTGCTGATATCGGCCAGCATTTCGTTCAGGCTTTCAAGGCTCATAAAAGCCAGATGGCGGTCACCGTTCTCGGCAGCCTGCACCATCTTTCCGTGCCAGTTGGAGAACATCTCCTCATAGGTTCCGGACAGTGTATCCGCGCAGGCGGGTTTTTTCTCCGGCTGAAGAGACTGCCTCGCCGTCCGGAAACAGGCTGTCAGCTCTTTCATCAGCCATGTCAGCCGTTCTTTCACACTGCCCGCGGTTTCCGCTGCCAGAATATCCTCGATCATGCCGCACAGGTTTTCCGGCCTTTTTTTCATGGCATTCAGTTCTTCATAGCGCCGTTTGACGCCCAGCCGGAAATATGTTTTGTTCAGCAGGGCAACCGCGTTTTCCGCGTAATAGATCGCGCCGCCTGCCCGTCTGCGCACCTCGTTCAGGCCTTCCTCAGTCATGGCTTCTGCGAAGCAGCACTGTGCCTCTTTCAGTTCTTTTTCCGCCTTTTCGCAGTCTGCCTCCCCAAAGGGCTCCGACATCGTCTTCCGCACTTCATCCCGCAGCTTCTCCAGTTCCACCCTGTACTTTTCGTCAGCACAGTATACAATCCGGGAATCCATCAGCTTGCCGATATGGGGATGTTCATAACGGGCGTCCTGCCGCAATCCTTCCCAGTTCGTGCAGTAAATGTCATGCCCTACGCCCAGGTCATCCTGGATAAAGGCTTTTCCAAGCTGCCAGCCCCGGTCGTCATTGATGAGGATCAGCAGATCCAGGTCCGACAGCGGGTGAATATCCCCCGTCTGAAAGGATCCGTATATTCCGATCAATGCTACCGAACCCGGGCACAATGCTTGTTCTTTTTCAATGACAGCGTCAATAATCTTCTGGTTCCTGATTTCCAGTTCTTTCATCTTTACCACTTCCTTTTAGTTCAGAAACCGGCGGCTGAAGCACTCAGCCGCGCAGCTTCTTGGACAGGAACAGGACGAGATCGTCGTCAACGGTGCAGACCGTTTCATACTGTTCACATTGTTTACCCT is a genomic window containing:
- a CDS encoding peptidylprolyl isomerase, whose protein sequence is MMKRLFCILLSLVMLMSVSFALAEDTADAAAEAETAEVISDEPVLLVTVNGQEIQSDNDYLLYMQSNYLNWASSSGYDTSDASLITAVNQQSLYDTIGYFLVLQKGKELGLDQFTDDDKAAFAATAKEQWEEIVNSFVSANEANTEDSSDEDKAAARADAEAQLLSDYGYDEARYIKEYGDQAVNNTIYQRVTDHLSKDLKVTDEDIQTYFDDLVKDDQEIYENDAGSYEFYTRYYGQPSYYMPAGYRGITHILLKVDDELLNTWKDLSARLEEQKSAAEEAAEATPAADAEPTAEPEPTEEPVTEEMVSNAKQAILDSVKATVDEIKAKLDGGATFEDLIKEYGTDPGMEDAATLAEGYPVHNDSILYDPAFKDAAMALEKVGDISDPVVGQYGVHILQYLRDVPSGAVELTDEMKDEFRATILQEMITETVHSAVDQWMEEAEIVYTEAGEPWKAPVDDEGDAEEAAEAPAEEAAETPAE
- the typA gene encoding translational GTPase TypA, with the protein product MIREDIRNIAIIAHVDHGKTTLVDQMLKQGGVYRENQQTVDRVMDSNDLERERGITILSKNTAVHYRGHKINIVDTPGHADFGGEVERVLKMVDGVLLLIDSFEGPMPQTRFVLKKALELKLKVLIVINKIDRPDARCDEVVNEILDLLIDLEADESTIENPILYVSARKGTATLDLEQPGTDLQPLFDAILKYIPAPEGDAEGPAQVLISTVDYSEYVGRIGVGRIVRGTFTEGMNVVHTNLETGVTSPMWRLGGLFLYDGLKRVNAAEASMGDIVALYGAEDISIGDTVCDPSCVEGLPFVKISEPTVTMTFSVNDSPFAGREGQFVTSRHLRARLMKELQTDVSLRVNDTETTDSFEVCGRGELHLSILIENMRRQGYEFAVSKPKVIYKEIDGVKCEPIERLIVDTPQASAGAVIEKIGRRRGTLEHMSGLDRVRLEFLVPSRGLFGYRSEFMTDTRGEGIMSSVFERYEPVKGDIPHRNAGALICFETGVSTSYGLFYTQERGTLFIGAGENVYAGMICGQNARPGDLVCNVCKAKHVTNMRNASASEDAMRLISVHPLTLEECLEFIDDDELLEITPKSLRMRKRQLDHALRAKARSRGEGT
- a CDS encoding peptide chain release factor 3; translation: MLPERDSREFRTLLHEEVEKRRTFAIISHPDAGKTTLTEKLLLYGGAIRSAGSVKARKTDKHATSDWMEIEKQRGISVTSSAMQFVYDGYRINILDTPGHQDFSEDTYRVLVAADAAVMLLDAAKGVEAQTIKLFKVCRMRNIPIFTFVNKMDRAAKDPFSLMEELEQVLGIRSCPINWPIGVDGDFQGVYHRDTRMVELYTGGDHGKKMVEKTDISIDDPELEKVLEKHYRDRLAEEVELLDEAGDSFDLEKVRAGELTPMFFGSAVTNFGVEPFLDRFLSFTPPPLPRESDTGIIGPEEPYFSGFIFKIQANMNPAHRDRLAFMRIVSGAFEKGMEVWHSGTNKIVALKQPQQFMADEREAVEEAWAGDIIGLFDPGIYRLGDTLSTGPKMHYANIPVFAPEFFNRVRPMDSMKRKQFQKGISQLAEEGAIQTFIRTETGLEEFMVGVVGVLQFEVLEHRLRTEYQTEIVMEGMPFRHVRWVIKTPKPVEDLKLTSTSGRAKDSHGRDVLLFENEWSIRLAVENNEGLELKETAER
- a CDS encoding GNAT family N-acetyltransferase; the encoded protein is MKELEIRNQKIIDAVIEKEQALCPGSVALIGIYGSFQTGDIHPLSDLDLLILINDDRGWQLGKAFIQDDLGVGHDIYCTNWEGLRQDARYEHPHIGKLMDSRIVYCADEKYRVELEKLRDEVRKTMSEPFGEADCEKAEKELKEAQCCFAEAMTEEGLNEVRRRAGGAIYYAENAVALLNKTYFRLGVKRRYEELNAMKKRPENLCGMIEDILAAETAGSVKERLTWLMKELTACFRTARQSLQPEKKPACADTLSGTYEEMFSNWHGKMVQAAENGDRHLAFMSLESLNEMLADISNAVEIGTHDVLQTYDPNDLKKTAAGFDKVLEQYLQEYEKAGMKAEHYADIDAFTAAYLNKGKTESGKAACRIRTAVPEDAEKIDALFREMLQTIYHKDDVKGYEAGYLDSFWNGGENRIYVAEDDAVRAFLSIEVYREEQAYLYLDDFSVTAAYRGSGIGTKLMETAEAYAMEIGIPAIVLHVEKSNESAFRFYERLGYTIFRDDGDRYLLSKELDRD